The Eretmochelys imbricata isolate rEreImb1 chromosome 4, rEreImb1.hap1, whole genome shotgun sequence sequence AGATTTCCTCCCCCCGGGCCGCAGCTCTGCCCCAGACACAAGCCAGCAAGTTCAGCCACCCAATCGAGTCTCTCTAAGTTTGCTGAGAGGCAGCTGGGGCTAGCTCCCCCTTCGCTGCTGCTAGCACTGGCTGACGGGATGCTGTCGCAAGCGCAGGATGAGGGGTCACCTCCACCACTCAGCCAGGGAACAAGGCGCTGGTTTCCCTCTGCCTTTGCCCCCGGCCACCTCCCCCGGTCGATGTGGCGCGCCATACCTGCCGTCTCATTGCTCTGGGTGTCAACGTCCCACAGCACGAGCAGCACAAGCTTTGTATTATATGTTTGAACTTTGTTGGTCATATTCAGTTACATCTTGTATATCAGTTTTTTCCTTGTCTTTCGATTACACATGAATCATGATTAGGTGTCTAATTAGCATACTTGATACTTTAGGTGTGTTCTTACTTTGTtcttctttaaatgttttttatatattccataatatatttaatttaaatatataattcaaaATAAATTCTACATCTTATATTTAGGTTCACAATTTGTTTAACACTGGTGctgtaactggaaaaaaaagttaacttgATCAAGTAAGGCCACAACTTATGCACAGTGGGTTCAAATGTGCTATCTATCAATAGGATAAAAAGTAGTGTTGTAAACCTCAGCCTTCCCTTTCGAGGGGGGCCATTAACTGTTCTTCCCTGAGACCCGGAATTGCTGTCGGcgggcctgggcagagctggtGTAGCCCAGAGGAGACTGCTTGAGGAGCTGACAGGCTGGTTGTGctagggagctgacacccagctgGGCACAGGCATGACTCGGTCGTGCTGGAGGCAGTggtaacaagtttcagagtaacagccgtgttagtctgtattcacaagaggaaaaggagtacttgtggcaccttagagacttaccaatttatttgagcataagctttagtgagctacagctcacttcatcggatgcatactgtgaaagtatagaagatctttttatacacacaaagcatgaaaaaatggttgtttaccactacaaaaggttttctctccccccaccccactctcctgctggtaatagcttatctaaagtgatcactctccttacaatgtgtatgataatcaagttgggccatttctagcacaaatccaggttttctccctccccccccacacaaacccactctcctgttggtaatagcttatctaaagtgtgtatgataatcaaggtgggccatttccagcacaaatccagggtttaacaagaacgtctgggggggggggggtaggaaaaaacaaggggaaataggttaccttgcataatgacttagccactcccagtctctattcaagcctaagttaattgtatccaatttgcaaatgaattccaattcaacagtctctcgctggagtctggttttgaagttttttttattgtaatatcgcaactttcatgtctgtaatcgcgtgaccagagagattgaagtgttctccgactggtttatgaatgttataattcttgacatcggatttgtgtccatttattcttttacgtagagactgtccagtttgaccaatgtacatggcagaggggcattgctggcacatgatgacatatatcacattggtggatgtgcaggtaacaaggtgactcactgCCATGGGTGCCCTGAGAAGTGTCACAAATGTATGGTCAGGAAAAGTTATCTGAAAGTGTTGAGGAATACTAAGGTATTTCTTCTCATTGGAGATTCAGTTATATAACCTTTTGATTTCATGTTGCCTTTGTTACTGAAGGCTTTCACAGAGAATGGCTGAGAGGAAAATGGTTGCTATTCAGTGTTCtctttggatatgtctacactacagcgtaagcccagggttcaaactcaaAACCTAATTCCCTTCTATCTACACACATATCGTGCTAACTCTGGGCTCAGAGCACAAGGTCCCAGGACCCCATGGGGGTGAACGCCAAGCCTGAGTCACACGGGGACCTAGgattcaagccctattgctttgtaGGTTAGACGCAGCCCCATGGACCTGTGGTTTGGAAGTTTACTAAAAGTAACCCACAATGCCAcgggctgactttctttgtcctctggacaattaagtttggtggacagtcaggTTTTTCCACGCTGCACTAACAAAGGGCTAGACTGGCCACATTTTGGAagggtgctaggaagtctggggTATAGGTGTTTGGAATCATgcccacataatgcagtgtagatgctgcagACCCAGGTTGGGACTCAAGGTTCAAAAATTCCTAACCTAGGACTTCAAATGAGTTTAAACCAGGGGTAAGCAACCTCTGGCACACATGCCGAAggcagcacgcgagctgattttcagtggcactcacattGCCCgtgtcctggccaccggtctgggggggctctgcattttaatttaattttaaatgaagcttcttaagcatttaaaaaaccttatttactttacatacaacaatagtttagttatatattatagacttatagaaagagaccttctaaaaactttaaaatgtattactggcacacgaaaccttaaattagagtgaataaatgaatgCTCGGcaaaccacttctgaaaggttgctgacccctggtttaaaccctcaagccctaggttaacaaacccagtgtctgctaactcaagttctgCTAACTCtgagcttacattgcagtgtagacatactctctgtGCCTGACCTCAGGCCTAGCTTTGTCCACCAAAGACGACTCCACCTTCACACTTCAGCTTAATTCCCCTTTTAAAATTTAGATGAGAGACTCCTCCTGAGCAGACTTATCAAGCCATTCAGTTTGGGAGAAGCAGATAGTTTGTTCTGGAGATGTAATTTGTACTACCAATGATAAAGTGAATTGTTGCATTCTCTCCTGAAGAGTCAGCAACAAATCTGGAAGCTGTAGGCCTCTACCAAGCTTCTGTGGGCCAAGGCTCAAGGTTGGCTCCTGAACTGAGCAGAACTGGGTCAGTTTAAAATCTTGATatctctttgttgttttttaaacatccaTGTTCTGCAGGCTGGGTTAAGTTCTATTATTAACTCAGTTTTCTGGTGTCACTGTATTTTTCTAATTAGCAGGTCACAGATATTGAGAGAATGCTTCTAGTTATTCACCAATCCGAGGAAAAAAGTAGTTTAGCGAGCTCAGCAAATGTTTGGTATGTTACAGGTTCATAGGCAAATCaactgttttgtttcattttgtacaGTTGAATTtagatatttaatttttatttagtttGAGTATGGGCCAGTAGTTTCAGTACTCCTTGTGCCGGAGAATCTcccataaaagtcaatgggaaatgctCTTGTGCAAGGAGTACTGTACTGggctctgtgaaatcaatggagctgcaaGCACTCAATACCTCTCAGGTACTTGCCATTTGTCAGAATGAAATTCATCCCCATGCAGAGTGCCAGTGTAAAACCTGTGCATCACTTATATTGtgtgcaggagtgggcaaactatgacccaCGGGTCGGATccggcccaccagccattttaaggCGGCCTTCGAACTTCCAttagggagtggggtctggggcttggcccGCAGGCcccggtgctccagctggggcacagggtcagGGGCCGCTCCACACATCTTCTGGAAGCCACAGCATGGCCCCGCTTCGGTGCTCCAGCCAGAGAGCTggtccccctccagctcctatgcagtcCAGTGGCCCCCTCCAGtgctccagtgggagctgcaggggtggtgcctgcagatggggcagcgagcagagccgcctggctgcgcctccatgtaggagcctgagaaaggacatgccactgcttctgggagctgcttgaggtaagtgccgcccagagcctgcacccctgagtgtCTCCCCACAccgcagccctgatccccctcccgccctctgaacctcTTTGCCCATGGCACCCtcttacaccccaaactcctcatcaccagccccaccccagagcccgcacccccagctggaggcctcacaccccccctcactccccagcctggagccccctcctgcaccctgaactcatttctggcctcaccctggagcctgcactccccaCCAGAACCTTCCCCTCCCCGAACCCCAATCCCaatttgtgagcattcatggctcgccatacaatttctattcccagatgtggccctcgggcgaaagagtttgcccaccctgatctTGTGGCCTTAAAATAATGCTTAGGTTCTATTGGAGCTTTgttgattcacaccagctgaggatctggccctaaaaatTTAGTCCCCTTTCAGAAATTTCTTTACAAATTAAAACCACACACATAGAAGTCTGTTTACTTAGTTTATTCATACAAACAATGATTACACAAGACTGTATATTGTTTGAAGACTGCAATAGATTTCTAATTTAACAACTCTGTAACAAAATTTAACTAAATTTaacatttatgaaaatataaCTCTCTGATTGGGTAATTCTTCCCAACAATACAAAGTTTTACATAAAAACATTCAATATGATCTATTAAGTTGCAAACAAGTTAGGAAAAGTCATTCAAGTCACTTGATATACTATATTGGCTTTTACATAGAACATTCACACACTACGTTAAACCCTAGGTTGGCATTCGTTTCTTGGAAATTTAGTGGCATGGAGTTCTAACTTCCCCAAAAGAAAAATGTGGTTTGTTTAAATTCTTTTAAAAGTTTGCCAAGGACATGCCATGTTTAAGATAAGTaaagagtgggatggggggaccTTTTCACCCTTTAGATACAGATAGCTACTTCTTTTAGTTAGgtaaaactgttttttaaaaaatagttgacAATATTTCACAATTTCTGTCTTGAAACTGATAAAACTGTATAAAAGGCTCAGAACAGTCGTAAAGCAAGAAGTGAAACATAAAGGAGCATACATACAGTATGTAAACCATTACCAATTGGAACAGTAAAGAACCTTTGGACAGCCTTTAGATTTTATGGAATATTTCAACACATATACAGGTATATTCTGTTAGTCCCAGAGTATTTGGTCATCTGATCTGTGTTGAACACAGGAAAGAATAGGAATGGTAGTAATAAGGCAAACGCTATCAAGAATAATACATGGCATGTCTGAAAGCTTTCTATTAAGATCACTGTAGGGACTTAAGAGATATTCCAAACTTTTATACAACAGAGAGAAGTGAACAGGTGTTTGACTGTTTATCTGTTAATGCCCTTTCTCTTTGAAAAAGTATTTGTTTTATCCAGTACTAATATGCACTGtaaaagagacagaaaaacaatACAATTTCAGTGTTAAACTTCTTCTTTTATGACCTAGGTAATAACtagtttttatcatttttatcagACTATAGAAAAATCCTTGCATGCAATGTTTGTAACTTTCAGTACTTTCATTTAGATGAAGACTGATTTATTACCTCACATGTAGATGTGTTTGGTGTTGATTGGCTTCTACCCCTTTCAACCCAAATGTtaatcccaattttttttaaaaaaaggtagcTATTTCTTTAAATGATGGAATGCATCAAGTGTTCCAGGTTGGCAGGTGACATCTTGTCATTGCACCATCAAGCGGAAAAACACGTTTGCAAGTGGGTATAAACTCAGGGTAACAGTTGGCCTAGCTTTGTCCACAACGAGGCTATCTGGATTATAAAAGGGTGTCTTGCCTCTTATCCAACAATAAATTGAGTTTTGTCTCTAGCTAAAACTCTGGCAACCCCCAAATAAGATTTTCTAATTCCTGTAATGGTATAACAATTGTAATAGTATTGCTAGAAATTGTCAGTCAAGGCCCTGGATCTAACCTTGGACTAAACCTTGtattccaaaattttaaaaaccctGCCGCCCATTGGATAAATGTTTTTCAcatttggttgatttttttttgcttatttttgttCACATAAATGTAAGAATATTTGTTGAGAAAAACAGCATTCCTGCCCTCAGCTGTTCTTCATCTTTCAAGAAATGCACTGGTACTTACTTTTGAATCAGAAGACTAGCCTATGCACAAGTATTATGTATTCAGGAAAACTAAGTCCATGTTTCTAATCAGTTATCAGCAGCAAAATTGTGTCCTCTGCAATCTATGGCTGCGCACACTTTGTCATAACAGTAGTTATGTTTTTTGGGTGTTGTTGTTTCGCTTGTCTCAGGGTCTGTCACTGTGATGGGGCTATCTCTTGCAAACACCTCAGTAGACTCTCTCCAAATGCAGTCTGCATTCACCTTGAAGCTATAATTGTGACACTTTGGCCTAATCACTTGTGTTGCATTACTGAAAATTTGACGGCTGTTTGAAGTAGcaattttaattttcagtgcTGCATCTACTCGATCCACTACAGTGTAAGTACCTATACTTCCATCATCAAAGCCAACAATAATATTCAAATGCCtctgtgagagagaaagaaaggttgGAGTTTTGTAAAGGGAACAAGCACCAATGTTTTTACCATCAGCCAGTCTCATTACAATTAAGCTAGAGATGGCACCATTGTCGTCATCCTCTTCATTACGAAAACAGATGTACACAAGATAGCGGCCATCACGGGACAGCCTCTGTCGCCAGATAATGCCAGGGGCATGAACCACACGGAGTTTGCCGCTGTGTAAATCAAGCACATTGATGTTCTCATCACCACGGGATAGAATTCCTAGCTTCCCATTGGGGGATATTTCAAAGTCTTCTAAATCTTTTAAGAAATTACTAGGCAGTTGTACACGCCTGCAGATTACTTCCTCTGTCAGACTCCAGATGTTCACTGTTTCAGTGGATGTTATAAACACTACAATATCTGGGCAGTCTGGGATCAATTTAATATTAACAATGGTTGCACCATCATCGCAGCAAAATTTCTTGGTTATACTTCCTGTCCAGAGACTTACTGCCAACACTTTATTCTTTGTCATTCCAACTACAAATGTATTAGCAGTGGTTATAAAAGCATTCTGTAAGGCAACTAAAATATTGCAAACTCTGTGTCCCGTGGCCAGTCGCCAAACTCTGGAGGCATTTTGTTCACAGAGCGAGACGACAAACTGATCGTTGTGTGTAATCATCAGCTGAGATATCCTTTGTCCATTAATGCGGAAGATATTTTCGCCGGTAATGGTGTGCCATACATATTGGCTACATTTGTCATCTGATGTAATCATTATTTCTCCAGAAGAGGTCAGCACACAGTTTTCAACAATACCTTCATGCTTGAACACAGCTTCAATGAATCCAGTGCTGAAGTTCCACTTATGTACAGATTCTGATCCATCCAGTGTATAAATTAATTCACCTCTGGTTGGCAACACCAGTCTTTGGATGGGTTTGCCAGATTTGTCAATATTGGACATAGCAGTTATGATATCTATATCCCAGATAGAAAGGACACCACTGGTGGATAAGGATAGCAGCATGTTATGGTGACTGGGTTTAATTAGTCTGACTATGGTTCCTGAGATTTCCTGTAAGCTTGCCATACACTGTCCTGTATCTCTCCTCCAAACAAAAATAGCTGAGGTATTTTCCATAGAAGCAATTATACAGTCACCGTTTTTGGATAACACAGCAGATATAAAGCGCTCATTGTGTTTTGCTCTGAACTTTTCAGTCACTTTCCACATGCCAGTGTCGAGAAGTTCTATACTGAGTGCCTTACAAATTAAAATTGCACTTTGGTCTTCAGAAAGTTCAATGCTGACAACTTCGCTGTCTTCTTTCCTACAATCAAAGTCATCTGTCAGTTGGGGATTTGTGATTTCCTCAGTGTTCCAAACTGAAAGGCCACCCTCATTGTCCACCATCACCATTTCTTGAGCAGTGTCCAGAACAAGAAGATATTTCACAAATCCACCTGAAAATTCAGAGGTCACGGTGGACAGTTTCTCTCCACTTCCTAAGTGAAATATAGTGGTGGTGTTAAGGTACTGTCCGCAGAATGCATAGACTCCATCTGGAGAACACTGTACACAAGTCACTTCATACCAGCAGTGGAAGTGATAAAGAGGCCACCCATAAAGCAGATCTATTATAGTAACATCTTTGCTGGCTTCCAGCCAAGCAAGTGCATGATTAATGGACAGTGTAAATCCATTTATAAAATTTGAGCTTCCCCCAATTCCACAATGTTTTGATCCCTTAATTTCTACTTCAGACAAAAGACAGGAATTTTGATTATCGTAAATCAAAAGTGTGTTCTTTGTTGTAGCCACTACAAGATATTTTTCATCATTCGTAAGTTTGATCCCTAAGATAACAGATTGAGCTGTTGTAATTTGCCTTAATAGCTGGTGAGTCTCTGCATCCCAAGTACTGATGGAGCCATTTTCCAGAGCAGCAATGACTGTATTTGGATTAAAAGTAGGCAGGATCTCCGTGACCTGCATACAACTGGATGACAAGGGTAGTCGCTCGGGGCTGTAAGTCACATCCATGGAGGAGTGCAAAGGAACGATAGAGCAGTATTTGGGTCCATCTCTGTCACATTCTAAGAGAAGGTGTCTCAATTTAGGCAATGAGCTGACAACTGGAAGGAGCCTCTGTTGCAATTCAGCAGAGAGTGAACCTGGATATTTTGTTACTTTGAACTTTATACTGCGAAGGGTACTTGCCAGAAATTTCAGCTCCTTTTCTTGTGAATAGTTATAAGCCAGTTCTATGTCAGAAAGTGCTTTGTCAAACTGTCCTATTTTAATCATTGTGTACAGCCAGCTGAAGTTCATAATGACACCATACAGCAGATCGTCTGATCTTCCACATCTTGTCAAGTGATACAAAAGTTCTGTCATTTTCCTGTGATTGACAAAAAAGATGTCAGGCTCTAATGGATTACACTGAAAGACCCACGGCTGATCAGGTGCTTGCCTGTCAAAAGAGGTGAGATCCATACAGTGCTTCTCCTCATCATTCATGCTTCTACTGTTATTGTCAAGGCACCCATTCAAATACTGATCTTGGCTGTAAAAAGATTTCCTTCTTCCACCTGACCAAACACCGAGGAAGTACTCTGCCATGATTGTATGCATTTCATGTACATCTTCCTCACTGTGGAGATACAGTTTCTGGGCAATAAGCTGCAGGTGCCTATTTGCCCACACTAGAAGTGTTACATTTTTCACTTGCCGCTCTATCAAGTATCCCTTTAAGCCCTCCTTAAGCCTTGCAATGTATATGTACGGTACCCTCAATGGGTTACATTGCCTGACACTATCATTTAGCTCATACATAACACTGTTGTCAAGAGCTAAAATATCTTCCAATTCCATTTCACTCAGGCCAGATTTGGACATTGTGATGTAGCCCAGTGCTCTCGACAACAGCTTTAGCCCACACTTGTTTTCTAATGACCAAAATAACTGCTCGATGCTTTCATGAACAGTGACACAAAGGGAGGACTCATCAACATCTTTGTGAGATCTCCAGTTCCTAACCTCTCTGAAGGTTAAGTTTACAAACATAGGCAGTGTGCACTTTGAAAAAGCTTCATTGACATAAATTTGTTGCCCTGatgttacttttcttttaacACGCAACAGCTGATGTTTCAGTACTTGGCTGCACATCTTTCTGTCTCTTGAAATCAACTCAATGTAGTTGTCCTCTTCATGAATAAGGCACCTCAGTTTTTGCAGGATCCCATGTTTGTTCGGCAGTGTTGACATGATTATCCGTACTGAACGGGGAAGGTGAATGGGGAGCCACCATAGTTTCCTAGCATCATCGTTATCTGAAAGCTGCTCTAGGGCATCAAATATTATAACCAGTGGTCTGTGAAATGAAGACTCATTCAACAGATTTATAAACAAGTCCCGAAGATCATGAATCTTTTTAGGGTAACTTTGTACTAGGCAACGGTAATTAATTGCTAATTGTTCACAAATACTTTGAAGCAGATTCTTAAGATCTGTACTCATTTCTGTGGATCCCAAAAATCTTATAACTACCACAGGGTCAGATTCTGGTCCCATCTCTTCCTGCAGCCAAGTATAAGCCTATAATGTAGAAGCATAATTTAGTTAATGTCTAAATTAACAGAGCCAAGTGAAGCACAATAACAGAGCACATAATTGTTTTACTTATGGTTTTATAAACAGCATTAATTTGTTGGAAAACATAAGTTTATTTTTGAAGTGTTCCTGTCCGAGTGGAAATGTTCTAAATAGTAGGGTTATAGAAAGTGTTAATATTATACATCACGAATGAAATATTAGATTATATGTCATCTTTAACTCAAGCAATACTGCCAGAGCACTCAGTAATACAGCAGTGGAGCTGCGGTTTTCAGTGGAGACAAGTTCACAGACATATGAAATGTGCTCCTCACACTTCACCATGATAATCTAGTTAATGATTGGACAGGCATATGTGAACTAAACGActtctgaaattttgaaataaacaCAAATCATGGAACTTCTGAAGCAATTCAAGAGGATCTGAAACAAATTAGCACGTCTTGGAAACGTGCTTTACTTGTAAGACTGATACCATATAATCATTAAATGGTGTCACAACTTTATAACACCAGGGAACAGGAAGGGAGGGACTAATGATGTTACAATGGTGTATTTGTAAAGTTGTTTATTTCACAAATAAATTAATTCTTACGAGTGATCTAGGAATTGgatgaaatatttgcatttccttAGAAAGCTCTACTAACAATTATGTTTTGGCTGGAAATATGATATGGAGATGTGGCTACTAGGATGTACAGTGCCTCTTTCCTGAATAGATATCCAGTAATGTGCAGAAGACTGGATTTATTGTCTGTATCAAAGACTAATCTTAGATCTGTTGATACCACAATAAGGAAAATGGGAATTAATCTGGTCTACATTTACTGCCTCTATTAAGATTAgcatattataaaatatattggtttttattttttaccttCTTTGCCACTTCAGCTAATAAAAGGGTTTTTCCAGTGCATGGTCCTCCATATATGATAAGAGGGTTAATATGTCCTGTTTTGCTGTGCAGAGTGTATTTATGAACTATGTTTAGTGCCTCACACCTGTACTCATAGAAAGAGGAGTACGTTTTACATAATGAAGAGTGTTGAAGGACTTCATCATAAAGCAAGTCTGTCTCAGTGTCAAAATTCTGTTGTACTGTTGCCTGAATTATATCAATCATGTCTTCGTAGAACTGTTTACCAAGTCCTTCAATGTAGTGGTTCTCTACTTCTTGTGAATAACCAAGTTTCATGTCACAATGAGTAACAGAAGTGTACACTCTCAGATTAGATGCTGCAACAATAGTAGGAATAAATTCATCTCGGAGTTTGATCAATTTATCATGGGCTTCTGGATCCCGAAGAACTTTCCCACCTATATGAATTACATCCATGTATTTTCCCATCTCTGGAATTTTAACAAAACGTTCAATGTTGGCAATTTTCCGAATGTAACAGACACACTTCTTCAGGAAAGCTGGTGTTTGTTTTCCCAAGGCAAAATCAAACTCATCTTCAACAGCTGGAgggaataaaacagaaaataggaAAATTGTTAGCTTCCTTCAAaacaaacagaggaaaaaaatctctgttcCCTCTAGatgaacaagcaaacaaaaaatactGTATGCAAAATGTATCAGGTGCAGTTTTATTTAGTACTAGCTATAATACA is a genomic window containing:
- the NWD2 gene encoding NACHT and WD repeat domain-containing protein 2, whose product is MWPAGAAGRLPCPRDSALRRAAFSGNLSALPSHLAPSGRSVRVFISANPEDTVAERSTLREHVCPKLREFCRENYGLELQVIDLYWGVETEEWDSPELQKTRMKLLEDCLKTSAGPCFVGLLGEKYGTIRIPGEVESSEFEMILDAAVEAKLETRILEEWYCRDENAVPPAYYLRPKSEMLKNNHNTMESSSNSTNENKWKDISEEIKKIFKTAVKLLHEKGKMKHSQAKRYLSSAVEDEFDFALGKQTPAFLKKCVCYIRKIANIERFVKIPEMGKYMDVIHIGGKVLRDPEAHDKLIKLRDEFIPTIVAASNLRVYTSVTHCDMKLGYSQEVENHYIEGLGKQFYEDMIDIIQATVQQNFDTETDLLYDEVLQHSSLCKTYSSFYEYRCEALNIVHKYTLHSKTGHINPLIIYGGPCTGKTLLLAEVAKKAYTWLQEEMGPESDPVVVIRFLGSTEMSTDLKNLLQSICEQLAINYRCLVQSYPKKIHDLRDLFINLLNESSFHRPLVIIFDALEQLSDNDDARKLWWLPIHLPRSVRIIMSTLPNKHGILQKLRCLIHEEDNYIELISRDRKMCSQVLKHQLLRVKRKVTSGQQIYVNEAFSKCTLPMFVNLTFREVRNWRSHKDVDESSLCVTVHESIEQLFWSLENKCGLKLLSRALGYITMSKSGLSEMELEDILALDNSVMYELNDSVRQCNPLRVPYIYIARLKEGLKGYLIERQVKNVTLLVWANRHLQLIAQKLYLHSEEDVHEMHTIMAEYFLGVWSGGRRKSFYSQDQYLNGCLDNNSRSMNDEEKHCMDLTSFDRQAPDQPWVFQCNPLEPDIFFVNHRKMTELLYHLTRCGRSDDLLYGVIMNFSWLYTMIKIGQFDKALSDIELAYNYSQEKELKFLASTLRSIKFKVTKYPGSLSAELQQRLLPVVSSLPKLRHLLLECDRDGPKYCSIVPLHSSMDVTYSPERLPLSSSCMQVTEILPTFNPNTVIAALENGSISTWDAETHQLLRQITTAQSVILGIKLTNDEKYLVVATTKNTLLIYDNQNSCLLSEVEIKGSKHCGIGGSSNFINGFTLSINHALAWLEASKDVTIIDLLYGWPLYHFHCWYEVTCVQCSPDGVYAFCGQYLNTTTIFHLGSGEKLSTVTSEFSGGFVKYLLVLDTAQEMVMVDNEGGLSVWNTEEITNPQLTDDFDCRKEDSEVVSIELSEDQSAILICKALSIELLDTGMWKVTEKFRAKHNERFISAVLSKNGDCIIASMENTSAIFVWRRDTGQCMASLQEISGTIVRLIKPSHHNMLLSLSTSGVLSIWDIDIITAMSNIDKSGKPIQRLVLPTRGELIYTLDGSESVHKWNFSTGFIEAVFKHEGIVENCVLTSSGEIMITSDDKCSQYVWHTITGENIFRINGQRISQLMITHNDQFVVSLCEQNASRVWRLATGHRVCNILVALQNAFITTANTFVVGMTKNKVLAVSLWTGSITKKFCCDDGATIVNIKLIPDCPDIVVFITSTETVNIWSLTEEVICRRVQLPSNFLKDLEDFEISPNGKLGILSRGDENINVLDLHSGKLRVVHAPGIIWRQRLSRDGRYLVYICFRNEEDDDNGAISSLIVMRLADGKNIGACSLYKTPTFLSLSQRHLNIIVGFDDGSIGTYTVVDRVDAALKIKIATSNSRQIFSNATQVIRPKCHNYSFKVNADCIWRESTEVFARDSPITVTDPETSETTTPKKHNYCYDKVCAAIDCRGHNFAADN